One Phaseolus vulgaris cultivar G19833 chromosome 11, P. vulgaris v2.0, whole genome shotgun sequence genomic window carries:
- the LOC137838332 gene encoding uncharacterized protein — protein MSMPPSPPRAFPMPFSPEIMQTMVPPNLVGVKASFTRVEDPEAHLTAFHTQMMLSGGSDAVYCKMFMSTLSGIAMEWFVSLPMAHITSFHQFSKLFTEQYIVNRAPSVVSYDLFDVRQYQGESLKDYLNCFGAQVVRLPSKDEDILVHAFKKGVLPGPFSESLIRSHPSTFAEIRRRAVAHIVAETEVSEKRGSATPLKPRGGQGKQQQHTRVHEAKEGKKVQGKPRPYAPRKDQGRGRARENNAPPRYNFMVGLADLIALPAIAARLRVPEKTDKVLGRKKNERCEFHQAFGHTLHSCLALGHQLAELVKFGFLADYMREAQGDRASGSQAGEQQHEIPVHEEVQTIVGGFSGGGCTASQRRRYARSVMAVDSVDEGHFPEVDITFKKADLRDVVPHNNDPVVISLITAGRRVHRVLVDQGSSADVMFWPTFNKL, from the coding sequence ATGTCGATGCCACCATCGCCTCCGAGAGCGTTCCCTATGCCGttctcccctgaaatcatgCAAACCATGGTACCTCCCAACCTAGTGGGAGTAAAGGCGTCGTTCACAAGGGTAGAAGATCCAGAAGcacatctgacggcgttccacactcagatgatgctgtctGGAGGCTCAGatgccgtgtattgcaagatgttcatgagcacactgagTGGAATCGCCATGGAATGGTTTGTAAGTCTGCCAATGGCTCATATCACGTCCTTCCATCAATTTTCGAAGCTTTTcactgagcagtacatcgttaaCAGAGCACCttcagtggtgtcctacgatctgttcgatgtaCGCCAGTAtcaaggtgagtcgctgaaagactacctcaactgCTTCGGAGCCCAAGTGGTTAGATTGCCCAGCAAGGACGAGGATATACTGGTGcatgcgtttaagaagggagtgcttcCTGGTCCTTtcagtgagtcgctcatcagaagccatcccagcaccttcgCGGAAATCCGGCGACGCGcagtggcgcacatagtggcagagacagaggtttctgagaaaagaggaagtgctACACCGCTGAAGCCGCGTGGTGGACAGGGGAAGCAACAGCAGCAcacgagggtgcatgaggcaaagGAGGGAAAGAAGGTGCAGGGGAAACCTCGTCCTTATGCACCCAGGAAGGACCagggcagggggcgtgcaagggagaacaatgcacccccaagatacaatttcatggtagggttggcggatctgatcgcccttCCTGCCATAGCCGCGAGActccgagtaccagagaagacagacaaGGTACTAGGGAGGAAAAAGAACGAgaggtgtgagtttcaccaagcctttggtcacacacttcactcctgtttggcgttggggCACCAGCTGGCGGAGTTGGTAAAGTTTGGGTTCCTAGCAGATTACATGCGGGAggcgcagggtgatcgcgcatcGGGGTCCCAGGCAGGAGAGCAGCAGCATGAAATCCCTGTGCATGAGGAGGTGCAGACGATTGTGGGGGGCTTCTCCGGTgggggatgcaccgcatcacaaagAAGAAGGTATGCTCGATCGGTAATGGCCGTGGACTCGGTGGATGAGGGCCATTTCCCCGAGGTGGATATCACTTTCAagaaagctgatctacgggacgttgtacCGCACAACAACGATCCTGTGGTCATCtccctcatcacagcaggaaggcgagtgcacagagtgctcgtagaccaagggagctcggcagacgtcatgttctggccgacgttcaACAAGTTGTAG